A DNA window from Bacteroidota bacterium contains the following coding sequences:
- a CDS encoding winged helix-turn-helix transcriptional regulator has translation MGTTKNEYFTEKQNTITQLLKAVAHPARIAIVEYLLKVDSCICGDIVNELPLAQPTISQHLKELKTAGIIKGKIEGNAICYCIDEAAIQKIKDYFISISSKLEKKRANCC, from the coding sequence ATGGGCACTACCAAAAACGAATATTTTACAGAGAAGCAAAATACAATTACGCAGCTATTAAAGGCTGTAGCACATCCTGCGAGAATTGCAATTGTTGAATATTTACTAAAAGTAGATTCATGTATATGCGGTGATATTGTAAACGAATTACCCTTGGCACAACCTACCATTTCACAACACTTAAAGGAACTAAAAACAGCCGGTATCATTAAAGGAAAAATTGAAGGCAACGCAATTTGCTACTGCATTGATGAAGCAGCAATTCAAAAAATTAAGGACTACTTTATCAGCATTAGCTCTAAACTAGAAAAGAAAAGAGCAAACTGCTGCTGA